In the genome of Vicia villosa cultivar HV-30 ecotype Madison, WI linkage group LG7, Vvil1.0, whole genome shotgun sequence, one region contains:
- the LOC131619902 gene encoding NDR1/HIN1-like protein 10, which translates to MSHPPSPTKSSQIMVKLTKLSQIMNNINKYDACLIIAFVFVVLAVIALITFAVANSDDSPMEFNITDASITRFNLESDNTLYYDFKLNITVRISNYDLDRNTNKIKAISSYKGNKFAVVNMEPFDTSFKKSISLKPVVFYGNSLIKLDAQQLLEYDNETRLGIFNLDLKLNMEYNEYVYCIGMRVPLISNEKLESFNVTKCSREYQGWS; encoded by the coding sequence ATGTCTCATCCACCCTCACCTACCAAGTCATCACAAATTATGGTGAAGCTTACCAAGTTATCACAAATCATGAATAACATCAACAAGTACGACGCATGTCTTATTATTGCATTTGTGTTTGTGGTGTTAGCTGTCATCGCTCTTATAACTTTTGCTGTTGCTAACTCCGATGATTCACCAATGGAGTTCAATATAACTGATGCCTCAATCACGCGGTTTAATCTCGAAAGCGACAACACCTTATACTATGATTTTAAGCTCAATATTACAGTGAGAATCTCGAACTACGACCTTGACAGGAATACGAACAAGATCAAAGCCATTTCTTCTTACAAAGGTAATAAATTTGCTGTAGTAAATATGGAACCCTTTGATACATCTTTTAAGAAGTCTATTTCGCTTAAGCCTGTCGTGTTTTATGGGAACAGTTTGATCAAACTCGATGCTCAACAACTTCTTGAGTATGATAATGAGACACGGTTGGGGatttttaatttagatttgaAATTAAATATGGAATACAATGAATATGTTTATTGTATAGGTATGAGagttcctttgatttccaatgaaaaATTAGAATCCTTCAATGTTACTAAATGTTCCCGTGAATACCAGGGATGGAGCTAG
- the LOC131619901 gene encoding NDR1/HIN1-like protein 10: MLALGYSIYFTISLALEGYTPVEFIIADASIIEFNFTSDNTLYYNFKFNISVRNPNYESEYMNKIHAVSYYKGNKFAAVDMTSHKLYGRTINLLKPVVFYGNNLIKLNVQKVIEYENETRLEIFNLDLKLDIKYDKCVYCLGLRVPLISNEKSESTFNVTKCSREYQGWGSELD, from the coding sequence ATGTTAGCTTTAGGCTATTCAATATATTTTACTATCTCTCTTGCCTTGGAAGGCTATACACCAGTGGAGTTCATCATAGCTGATGCCTCAATCATTGAGTTCAATTTCACAAGCGACAACACCTTATACTATAATTTCAAGTTCAATATTTCTGTGAGAAACCCGAACTACGAGAGCGAATATATGAATAAGATCCATGCAGTTTCTTATTATAAAGGTAATAAATTTGCTGCAGTGGATATGACATCCCATAAACTATATGGCAGGACTATCAATTTGCTTAAGCCTGTTGTGTTTTATGGAAATAATTTGATCAAACTCAATGTTCAAAAAGTTATTGAGTATGAAAATGAGACACGGTTGGAGatttttaatttagatttgaAATTAGATATAAAATACGATAAATGTGTTTATTGTCTTGGTTTGAGagttcctttgatttccaatgaaaaATCAGAATCTACTTTCAATGTTACCAAATGCTCTCGTGAATACCAGGGATGGGGTTCGGAATTGGATTAG